A section of the Streptococcus oriscaviae genome encodes:
- a CDS encoding site-specific DNA-methyltransferase: MPVNNNKRCNDLSGKEWLQNSFSIWRDLRKTKEEKDLGHPASFPVSLVEKLLLTFSKQNQIVLDPFNGVGTTMVGAINTNRKGIGIELSEEFYKVSLSRIDRNDNIKVFNGDSFELIKMLEDNTVDICITSPPYWDILNMHRSADKKEAMNYSDKDIDLGNEIDYDVFISKLGSLFGEVGRVLKSGSYCLVNVMDIRKKSNFYPLHMDLATELKQHGYIFDDLIIWDRQSDYNNMRPLGYPYKFRINKVHEYILIFVKE; encoded by the coding sequence ATGCCAGTGAATAATAATAAACGATGTAATGATTTATCTGGAAAGGAATGGTTGCAAAATTCATTTAGTATTTGGAGAGATTTAAGAAAAACGAAAGAAGAAAAAGATTTGGGGCATCCGGCCTCTTTCCCTGTTTCATTAGTAGAAAAGCTATTATTAACATTTTCTAAGCAAAATCAAATTGTGTTGGATCCGTTTAATGGAGTTGGAACAACGATGGTTGGAGCGATTAACACAAATAGGAAAGGGATTGGAATAGAACTCTCTGAGGAGTTTTACAAAGTATCTTTAAGTAGAATTGATAGGAATGACAACATCAAGGTTTTTAATGGTGATTCTTTCGAGTTAATAAAAATGTTAGAAGATAACACTGTCGATATTTGCATTACTTCTCCCCCTTACTGGGATATTCTTAATATGCACAGAAGTGCCGATAAAAAAGAGGCGATGAATTATTCCGATAAAGATATAGATCTTGGAAATGAAATTGACTATGATGTTTTTATTTCTAAATTAGGAAGTCTATTTGGTGAAGTTGGTAGAGTATTAAAATCAGGTTCATACTGCCTTGTGAATGTAATGGACATACGAAAGAAAAGTAATTTTTATCCACTACATATGGATTTAGCGACTGAATTAAAACAACATGGATATATTTTTGACGATTTGATAATTTGGGATAGACAGTCAGATTACAATAACATGAGACCTCTAGGATACCCATATAAGTTCAGAATTAATAAGGTCCATGAGTATATATTGATTTTTGTAAAGGAGTAA
- a CDS encoding HsdM family class I SAM-dependent methyltransferase: protein MNINNFDNFLQISGDFEKNLEKEYKKSKGIYYTDVRLSYKIIEFLKLDPTKSFYEPNCGSGSFIYAAKYYGFEKLYGADIDKTMTSICRKMTGLKANQIKTLDTIGNSSHVILKKFGVQEKFDYIVGNPPYVPLTQNIKIKSDDYFFLRDVKDSGNNLFVAAIYRAIESLAEKGKVSFIIPKNFLHIMSYGMLRKRILKEFTIHSIIDLGKYFKGVRGEQIVFTFINKRPIGNEIKFCRLSDNLEIIELSKVKQSFYSNEILFFESNQSYELYKKMNQNYQKFQDICTGYVGRGKSKEKGSVAGKDIRKFGFKNRNVPRKGNKVFIQNIYSAEAGVIASFGGDLLATETVTVLTDGDEKMCRYILGILHSRLCNYYLLKFCFNNSSLTMHTDARYLKKVPLVREEETFNQVINVVRQLEKVEYMSSTWFEFLEALNDLVYKMYKITPAESRYIDSEMKKIQSEKWDASE from the coding sequence GTGAATATAAATAATTTTGATAATTTTTTACAAATTAGTGGAGATTTTGAAAAAAATTTAGAGAAGGAGTATAAAAAATCTAAAGGAATTTATTATACAGATGTACGTTTGTCCTATAAAATTATCGAGTTTCTAAAACTTGATCCTACAAAATCCTTTTACGAACCTAATTGCGGAAGCGGTAGTTTTATTTATGCAGCAAAATATTACGGTTTTGAAAAACTTTATGGTGCTGATATAGACAAAACAATGACATCAATTTGTAGAAAAATGACTGGATTGAAAGCAAACCAAATTAAAACATTAGATACTATTGGAAATTCATCTCATGTCATTCTTAAAAAGTTTGGTGTTCAAGAAAAATTTGACTATATTGTAGGAAATCCTCCATATGTTCCACTAACACAAAACATAAAGATAAAGAGTGACGATTATTTCTTTTTAAGAGATGTAAAAGATTCAGGAAACAATCTGTTTGTAGCAGCTATATACAGAGCTATAGAGAGTTTAGCAGAAAAAGGAAAAGTTAGTTTTATTATTCCTAAAAACTTTTTACATATTATGTCATATGGAATGCTTCGAAAAAGGATTTTAAAAGAATTCACAATTCATTCTATTATTGATTTAGGTAAGTATTTTAAAGGAGTTCGCGGTGAGCAAATTGTGTTTACATTTATAAACAAGCGTCCTATTGGAAATGAAATTAAATTCTGCCGATTAAGTGATAATTTAGAGATAATAGAGTTATCAAAAGTGAAGCAAAGTTTTTATTCGAACGAAATACTTTTTTTTGAGTCCAATCAATCTTATGAACTTTATAAAAAAATGAATCAAAATTATCAAAAATTTCAAGATATTTGTACAGGTTATGTTGGAAGGGGGAAAAGCAAAGAAAAAGGTTCGGTTGCAGGAAAAGATATACGGAAGTTTGGTTTCAAAAATAGAAATGTGCCTCGAAAAGGGAATAAAGTATTTATACAGAATATATATAGTGCTGAAGCCGGAGTGATTGCCTCTTTCGGTGGTGATTTATTAGCAACAGAAACTGTCACCGTTCTTACTGATGGTGACGAAAAAATGTGTAGATATATTTTGGGCATACTGCACTCCAGACTATGTAATTATTATTTGTTGAAATTTTGTTTTAATAATTCTAGTCTAACAATGCATACTGATGCAAGGTATTTGAAAAAGGTACCTTTGGTCAGAGAAGAAGAGACATTTAATCAGGTAATCAACGTAGTTAGACAGTTGGAAAAAGTAGAATATATGAGTAGCACATGGTTTGAATTTTTGGAAGCCTTAAATGATTTAGTTTACAAAATGTATAAAATTACACCTGCAGAGTCTAGATACATTGATAGTGAGATGAAAAAAATACAGTCGGAGAAATGGGATGCCAGTGAATAA